One window from the genome of Glycine soja cultivar W05 chromosome 12, ASM419377v2, whole genome shotgun sequence encodes:
- the LOC114379389 gene encoding aluminum-activated malate transporter 8-like — MESGMALKESLLILKHMTKSSMPNPHVANAKNAAESLKSVLRTNPWEGADHLEIIPAATVASLLIDIVICVENICEAVDELATLANFVPSELLHRGTVQPISNSDGLVHVISVAE; from the coding sequence ATGGAATCTGGGATGGCCCTTAAAGAATCACTATTGATACTTAAACACATGACTAAGTCATCAATGCCAAATCCCCATGTGGCGAATGCTAAAAATGCTGCTGAATCTCTAAAATCCGTTCTAAGAACAAACCCGTGGGAAGGAGCTGATCATTTGGAGATAATACCAGCAGCTACGGTGGCATCACTTCTAATTGATATTGTGATTTGTGTTGAGAATATTTGTGAAGCTGTTGACGAACTAGCAACCCTAGCAAATTTTGTGCCGTCTGAGTTACTCCATCGAGGAACAGTGCAACCTATTTCTAATAGTGATGGTTTGGTTCATGTCATTTCCGTTGCTGAGTGA
- the LOC114379017 gene encoding aluminum-activated malate transporter 2-like: MVISLGKDDPRRVIHSFKVGLALILISILQYFRPSFYAFGDNIMWAVLTVVLVLEFSVGATLGKGLNRVLATGLAGAFGVSIRRIASFSGDKGKAVLTSMFVFFIAGTVTFMRFSPRLKASYDYGLIIFILTFCLVSLSDNTENELLEVAQERLLTIIIGSCIAIVVSICICPVWIGQDLHNQIAGNIQKLADFLEGLNSNLLVFAYGPL, from the exons ATGGTAATAAGCCTCGGAAAAGATGACCCCAGACGAGTTATTCACTCCTTTAAGGTGGGATTGGCACTAATATTGATTTCTATTTTGCAATATTTTCGTCCTTCATTCTATGCTTTTGGTGACAACATAATGTGGGCGGTTCTCACCGTGGTTCTTGTCTTAGAATTTTCTGTGG GTGCAACACTTGGAAAAGGTTTAAACAGGGTGTTGGCAACGGGTTTAGCTGGTGCTTTCGGTGTTTCAATCCGTAGAATAGCTAGTTTTTCTGGGGATAAAGGAAAGGCTGTATTGACTTCAATGTTTGTCTTTTTCATAG CTGGAACAGTGACATTTATGAGATTTTCACCGAGACTGAAGGCGAGTTACGATTATGGgttgattatatttatattgaccTTCTGCTTAGTGTCTCTTTCGGATAATACTGAAAATGAATTATTAGAAGTTGCCCAAGAGAGGTTATTAACGATAATCATTGGAAGTTGTATAGCTATTGTGGTATCTATTTGCATATGCCCCGTTTGGATTGGCCAGGATCTCCATAATCAAATTGCTGGCAATATTCAAAAGCTCGCTGATTTTTTGGAAG GCTTAAACAGCAATCTTTTGGTATTTGCATACGGGccactataa
- the LOC114378024 gene encoding aluminum-activated malate transporter 2-like: protein MASVNGNNEGGGAAGARVTKFLQWLMALPSEFSAKVVDVMSQIKKVGKEDPRRVIHALKVALSITLVSAFYYVNPLYDGFGSSAMYAVFTVIVVSEFSVGATLGKGLNRGFATFLAGALGLGSYYLVHSISTEHIVEPILLGTLIYLITAGITYFRFLPQIKARYDYGLLVFNLTFCLVSVSSYRDHEVLDIALKRVISIISGGLISVSVSIFVCPIWAGGDLHNLESKNIEKLGNFLEGFGEEYFGRSEGGESNKLFIQGYKSVLTSKQVEETFANFARWEPCHGRFRFRHPWQQYLKIGNLSRQCAYRIDALNGFLNSAKTPLEMRGKIPDPCIKMSTEAGKALKELAMAIHKMIPPSAANPHIAKSKIAATNLRSIMKTGLWEDTNLFEVIPVLTVASLLLHVVSCTEKLAESIQELSTLAKFKNQDSEFVPKSPQQKETPQPCCHNSGPHHVVTIN, encoded by the exons ATGGCATCCGTAAATGGAAACAATGAAGGAGGAGGTGCTGCAGGTGCCAGAGTCACCAAGTTTTTGCAATGGTTAATGGCCTTGCCTAGCGAGTTTAGTGCTAAGGTAGTGGATGTGATGTCACAAATAAAGAAAGTGGGaaaagaagatccaagaagggTGATTCATGCGTTAAAAGTAGCACTCTCCATCACCTTAGTTTCAGCATTTTACTATGTCAACCCTCTTTATGATGGTTTTGGCTCATCTGCAATGTATGCAGTTTTCACTGTCATTGTTGTCTCAGAGTTCTCCGTAG GAGCAACACTTGGAAAAGGTTTAAATAGAGGTTTTGCAACGTTTTTGGCTGGTGCTCTTGGGCTTGGATCTTATTACCTGGTGCATTCAATTTCAACAGAACACATAGTGGAGCCCATACTTCTAGGAACCTTAATTTATCTGATAA CTGCAGGAATCACATATTTTCGATTTTTACCTCAAATAAAAGCGAGATACGATTACGGGTTGCTGGTGTTTAATTTGACATTCTGTCTGGTGTCTGTGTCAAGCTACAGAGACCACGAGGTACTAGACATTGCATTGAAAAGGGTAATCTCAATTATCTCAGGAGGTTTAATTTCTGTATCAGTCAGCATTTTCGTGTGTCCCATATGGGCCGGTGGTGACCTTCACAATCTagaatctaaaaatattgaaaaactaGGCAACTTTCTAGAAG gttttggagaggaatATTTCGGGAGATCAGAGGGTGGAGaatcaaacaaattatttattcaagGATATAAAAGTGTTCTTACTTCAAAACAagttgaagaaactttt GCCAATTTTGCAAGGTGGGAACCGTGCCATGGACGTTTCAGATTTCGTCATCCATGGCAACAATACTTGAAGATTGGAAACTTGTCAAGGCAGTGTGCCTATCGTATTGATGCCCTTAATGGCTTCCTTAATTCTGCCAAG ACACCATTAGAAATGAGAGGCAAAATACCAGATCCATGCATCAAGATGAGCACAGAAGCAGGAAAGGCTTTAAAGGAATTAGCAATGGCAATCCATAAAATGATTCCACCATCTGCTGCAAACCCTCACATTGCCAAATCTAAGATTGCTGCCACCAACCTTAGGTCCATCATGAAAACAGGATTGTGGGAAGACACAAATCTCTTTGAGGTTATTCCTGTTCTGACTGTGGCTTCCCTATTGCTTCATGTGGTTTCTTGCACTGAGAAACTAGCAGAGTCAATACAAGAATTATCCACCCTAGCAAAATTTAAGAACCAAGACAGTGAATTTGTCCCAAAGAGTCCTCAACAGAAGGAAACTCCACAACCATGTTGTCACAACAGTGGACCACATCATGTTGTTACTATTAATTAA
- the LOC114379604 gene encoding transcription factor LHW-like, with protein sequence MGFMLKEALRTLCGRNQWSYAVFWKIGCHNSKLLIWEECYYEPLPCPPHMFGMPDLPYQNGEGCWFSLEYRSSQLGIQEDDQVSSLINKMTVNNSVIIAGEGIVGRAAFTGSHQWILLNNFTKDAYPPQVYAEVHHQFSAGIQTVAVIPVLPHGVVQLGSFFPIIENMGFVKDVKSLILQLGCVSGALLSADYSEKLSNERLAGPPIAGVPVSVDRPVITSNCPPSVTTGSNQQNNSSHASMPCPLMEDTNTCQGSALTPLTRKLSQISNKPCQPKVIRMSKTSFASQQENRAVEAEVIPSDLDSCLQQHSVSYNARSAFSNITGLGSLGQSGLSVDNLALMEQQILSGIGNRDNVNPCVNASSSLNMSQLKTDGDHLLGHNMSFDSTSLVGGVPLHGGMSTLLSSTLITSSGSKSPRASTAVLSGVGVGIGPQNCVSSTKARVCSLANLTSQPGTFPKHVEGSDQKILPVDLKCASTNQKIDYDMLQAPNLPSFQVEEHVPINSQIPGFAHDCLLKDGSSQSMMTMDPKHKLDCAKPPSGDDLFDVLGVDLKNQLLNGNWDNLFTYESDANAENMDKKIAPMNMQGATTNPDIYSVKEAISDCGIFSGMGTDHLLDAVVSKAKSVVKQDSDDMSCRTTLTRNSTSSVPSPARRTVVSGHFQGGLFDLPKNDGKTGATETSFLRSGCNKDDAGNCSQTSSVYGSQLSSWVENSGSVKCENSASTRYSKRPDEACKPNRKRLKPGENPRPRPKDRQMIQDRVKELREIVPNGAKCSIDALLERTIKHMLFLQSVTKHADKLKQTGESKIINKEGGLLLKDNFEGGATWAYEVGSQSMVCPIVVEDLNPPRQMLVEMLCEERGFFLEIADLIRGLGLTILKGVMEAHNDKIWARFAVEANRDLTRMEIFMSLVRLLEKTVKGNTSPSNAIDNMVYHSFPQAAQIPVTGRPSSLQ encoded by the exons ATGGGGTTTATGTTGAAAGAAGCTTTGAGGACTCTCTGTGGTCGGAATCAGTGGTCTTATGCTGTGTTCTGGAAGATCGGTTGCCACAATTCCAA GCTATTAATTTGGGAAGAatgctattatgaacctttacCATGCCCTCCGCACATGTTTGGGATGCCTGATTTACCTTACCAAAATGGGGAAGGATGCTGGTTTTCTTTAGAGTATCGGTCATCGCAGCTTGGGATTCAAGAGGATGACCAAGTCTCTTCTTTGATTAACAAAATGACAGTAAACAATTCAGTTATCATTGCAGGTGAAGG TATAGTTGGACGGGCTGCATTTACAGGCAGCCATCAGTGGATTCTTTTGAACAATTTCACTAAAGATGCATATCCTCCACAG GTATATGCTGAGGTACATCACCAATTTTCAGCTGGAATACAG ACAGTAGCAGTTATTCCTGTGCTTCCTCATGGGGTTGTTCAACTTGGTTCTTTCTTTCCT ATAATTGAGAATATGGGATTTGTGAAAGATGTGAAGAGCTTGATCTTGCAATTGGGATGTGTTTCTGGCGCCCTTCTATCTGCAGACTATTCAGAAAAACTTTCTAATGAAAGACTTGCTGGACCTCCTATTGCTGGTGTACCTGTGTCTGTCGATCGACCTGTCATTACCTCAAACTGTCCTCCCTCAGTAACTACTGGCTCCAATCAGCAAAATAATTCATCTCATGCTTCAATGCCTTGTCCTCTAATGGAAGACACAAATACTTGCCAGGGTTCTGCATTGACACCCCTAACCCGTAAACTGAGCCAGATATCCAATAAACCTTGCCAACCAAAGGTTATTCGAATGAGTAAAACAAGCTTTGCTAGCCAACAAGAGAATAGAGCTGTCGAAGCTGAAGTAATACCCTCAGATCTTGATTCATGCCTGCAGCAGCATTCTGTTTCATATAATGCAAGATCTGCATTCAGTAACATAACTGGTTTGGGGTCTCTTGGTCAATCTGGTCTAAGTGTTGATAATCTTGCATTAATGGAGCAACAAATCTTATCAGGCATTGGGAATCGAGATAATGTTAACCCTTGTGTAAATGCCTCAAGTTCCTTGAACATGTCTCAACTAAAAACAGATGGAGACCATCTACTTGGCCACAATATGAGTTTTGACAGTACTTCACTAGTGGGAGGAGTCCCACTACATGGTGGGATGAGTACTCTTTTGAGTTCAACTCTGATTACTAGTTCTGGTTCAAAATCTCCCCGAGCATCCACAGCTGTTTTATCTGGAGTAGGAGTTGGGATTGGACCTCAAAATTGTGTTTCTTCAACTAAAGCAAGGGTTTGTTCTTTGGCAAATTTGACTAGTCAACCAGGCACCTTCCCCAAGCATGTAGAAGGTTCTGATCAGAAGATTCTCCCTGTAGATTTAAAGTGTGCttcaacaaatcaaaagatagaCTATGATATGCTTCAGGCCCCTAATCTCCCTTCTTTCCAAGTTGAGGAACATGTGCCCATTAATAGTCAAATCCCTGGTTTTGCCCACGATTGCCTTCTTAAAGATGGTAGTAGTCAATCTATGATGACAATGGATCCTAAACACAAACTAGATTGTGCTAAACCTCCATCGGGTGATGACTTGTTCGATGTTTTAGGGGTGGATTTGAAAAACCAATTGCTGAATGGAAACTGGGATAATCTCTTTACTTATGAATCAGATGCTAATGCAGAAAATATGGACAAAAAGATAGCACCTATGAACATGCAAGGTGCAACAACTAATCCTGATATTTATTCGGTTAAAGAAGCAATATCAGACTGCGGCATCTTTTCTGGGATGGGAACAGACCACCTCTTGGATGCCGTGGTCTCCAAAGCCAAATCTGTTGTGAAACAGGATTCTGATGACATGTCTTGCAGGACAACATTGACAAGGAATAGTACTTCCTCTGTTCCTTCTCCTGCACGGAGGACGGTAGTGTCTGGTCATTTCCAAGGGGGATTATTTGATTTGCCTAAGAATGATGGTAAAACAGGTGCCACAGAAACTAGTTTTCTTAGGTCTGGATGTAACAAGGATGATGCTGGAAACTGTTCTCAAACTAGTTCTGTTTATGGCTCTCAACTTAGTTCATGGGTTGAGAATAGTGGGAGTGTGAAATGTGAGAATAGTGCTTCAACTAGATACTCAAAGAGGCCAGATGAAGCTTGCAAGCCAAATCGTAAAAGGCTTAAACCTGGAGAGAATCCCAGGCCTCGACCGAAAGATCGTCAAATGATTCAAGATCGAGTGAAAGAGTTACGAGAAATTGTGCCAAACGGAGCAAAA TGTAGCATAGATGCACTTTTGGAACGGACCATTAAGCATATGCTTTTCTTACAAAGTGTGACAAAGCATGCTGACAAGCTGAAACAAACAGGGGAGTCTAAG ATTATTAATAAGGAAGGTGGGCTGCTTTTGAAAGACAACTTTGAGGGTGGGGCTACATGGGCATATGAAGTTGGCTCACAATCAATGGTTTGCCCTATTGTAGTTGAGGATCTGAATCCACCTCGTCAGATGCTAGTGGAG ATGCTTTGTGAGGAACGAGGTTTCTTTTTGGAAATAGCTGACTTAATCAGAGGATTAGGTTTAACCATCTTAAAGGGGGTAATGGAAGCTCACAATGACAAAATCTGGGCGCGCTTTGCTGTTGAG GCAAACAGGGATTTAACAAGGATGGAAATATTTATGTCACTAGTTCGTCTTTTGGAGAAAACGGTGAAGGGCAACACATCTCCATCCAACGCAATTGATAACatggtgtatcactctttcccaCAGGCTGCTCAGATACCAGTAACCGGAAGGCCTAGTAGTTTGCAGTGA